The Alosa sapidissima isolate fAloSap1 chromosome 8, fAloSap1.pri, whole genome shotgun sequence genome contains a region encoding:
- the LOC121715630 gene encoding neurofilament light polypeptide-like: protein MASLGFDPFFPSSHRRRVVLRSSGGSGGYGGPSRSRSVFTSYSTPHYALTASSGRELDLGQAAQVSSELKAVRTAEKAQLQELNDRFAGFIERVHHLEQQNRALEAQLQALRQRHGEPTCLRSIYEQEVRALRAAVEQAREERQAAQERRRQLEEALRALQGRYENEVLTRQESEGRLVEARKGAEEAALGRAEEEKRLDMLLDEMAFLKRLHEGEITELQAQLRYSSQVSVETEVAKPDLSVALRDIRGQYERLAQQNMQSAEEWFRSKVSTMAETTARHTDDIRLARDEAGEFRRLLKARDLEIQACQSLNHALEQQLLEAEDRQSAEVTNMQDVIAQLEDELRSMKNEMARYLKEYQDLLNVKMALDIEIAAYRKLLEGEETRFNVGGVGGMSSVFSHTISSTPSFGRPVFSVQASLSSGAPYLLGTRLLSSSLFSDDLITSSRAQQAEASPAKEEEEEEEKEEEEEEEKEEEEEGGNEGEGDEDEKEEEEEEGEGEEEAQEVKEGEGEGE, encoded by the exons ATGGCTTCTTTGGGCTTCGACcccttcttcccctcctcccaccGCCGCAGGGTGGTGCTGCGCAGCAGCGGTGGCAGCGGTGGCTACGGGGGTCCGTCTCGCTCCCGCTCCGTCTTCACCTCCTACTCCACCCCCCACTACGCGCTGACCGCGTCGTCGGGCCGCGAGCTGGACCTGGGCCAGGCGGCGCAGGTGAGCTCGGAGCTGAAGGCCGTGCGCACGGCCGAGAAGGCGCAGCTGCAGGAGCTGAACGACCGCTTCGCCGGCTTCATCGAGCGCGTGCACCACCTGGAGCAGCAGAACCGGGCGCTGGAGGCCCAGCTGCAGGCGCTCCGACAGCGCCATGGTGAGCCCACCTGCCTGCGCTCCATCTACGAGCAGGAGGTGCGTGCGCTGCGCGCGGCCGTGGAGCAGGCGCGGGAGGAGCGTCAGGCCGCGCAGGAGCGCCGTCGGCAGCTGGAGGAGGCCCTGAGGGCGCTGCAGGGCCGCTACGAGAACGAGGTTCTGACGCGCCAGGAGTCCGAGGGCCGGCTGGTGGAGGCGCGTAAGGGGGCGGAGGAGGCGGCGCTGGGCCGAGCCGAGGAGGAGAAGCGTCTGGACATGCTGCTGGACGAGATGGCCTTCCTCAAGCGGCTGCACGAGGGCGAGATCACCGAGCTGCAGGCCCAGCTCCGCTACAGCTCCCAGGTCTCCGTGGAGACAGAGGTGGCCAAGCCGGACCTGTCGGTCGCGCTGCGTGACATCAGGGGCCAGTACGAACGCCTGGCGCAGCAGAACATGCAGTCCGCCGAGGAGTGGTTCCGCTCAAAGGTCAGCACTATGGCCGAGACCACGGCCCGCCACACCGATGACATCCGTCTGGCCCGCGATGAGGCGGGTGAGTTCCGACGCCTGCTGAAAGCCCGCGACCTGGAGATTCAGGCGTGCCAGAGCCTCAACCACGCACTGGAGCAGCAGCTCCTGGAGGCCGAGGACAGACAGAGCGCCGAGGTCACCAACATGCAG GACGTGATTGCCCAGCTGGAAGATGAGCTGAGGAGCATGAAGAACGAGATGGCACGCTACCTGAAGGAATATCAGGACCTGCTCAACGTCAAGATGGCTCTGGACATTGAGATCGCCGCCTACAG GAAGCtgctggagggggaggagacaCGCTTCAATGTGGGTGGAGTCGGGGGCATGTCCAGCGTCTTCTCACACACCATCTCATCCACACCCTCCTTTGGCCGGCCCGTCTTCTCCGTGCAGGCCAGCCTGAGCTCTGGCGCCCCCTACCTGCTGGGAACACGCCTCCTCAGCTCCTCTCTCTTCAGCGACGACCTGATAACCTCCAGCCGGGCTCAACAGGCCGAGGCCAGCCCagcgaaggaggaggaggaggaggaggagaaggaggaagaggaagaagaggagaaggaggaggaagaggagggaggaaatGAGGGAGAAGGTGATGAAGacgaaaaagaggaagaggaggaagagggagagggtgaggaagaggcacaggaagtgaaggagggagaaggagagggtg